Part of the Brassica oleracea var. oleracea cultivar TO1000 chromosome C8, BOL, whole genome shotgun sequence genome is shown below.
CAGCTACAGGTATTTAACATTTCAGTTAATCCAAAATGTAAAGACTTTCGAGCTTTAGAATAACGTGAAGCACAAATCCAGATGAGCTTTTTACCTGAATGAGCCATGGCTTCGAATCTTGGAACTTAGACGCAAAGTCTTGGGACGTAATTGCCATAAAACCTTCACGTTCAGGCTCTAAAAATATTTAAGAGCTAACAAGTTGGCATCACAATAATTATATGAAACGAATTCAAGAAGAAATGTGAAAGAGGTCTGTCAGTTAACTGACCATAAGAGACCGCTTCCAGCAGGGGAATTTTTATATTTGCAAAATCTTCCACAGCATATTGTTTTTCAAGCTCCTCTATAATATGCTGCAACCATTAAATCAAGCAATTGATTTTCCAAAAAAAAAAAAAAAGTCAGAAGAAATCTTTCTTTGTGTACATCATGAATGAAGAAACAGAAATAAGAACTTACCAGTGATTCATCAATGCCATACAGGTCATAGTCCCTTTTCCATACTGGATTTGTTAAAAGCTCATAGGCGTATTGTATCTGCATATAATTAGCATCACTTAGCAGAAACCTAAAAGGCTGATAGAATGAGACACACAAAATATCCACGGACCTTTATAAAATCAGCGGGACGAGCATCTCCTGAATCTGAATTCCTGTGACGATCAATTTCAAAGAAAAACAGAAACTTATAACTAAGAAGTGAAGAGCACAAACAGAGATACTGAGTAGCCTTAAATTGATCGAATTCAAAGTTAAGCCAAAAAAAAAATAAAGTTACCATTTGGAAGCAATAATAGCCTCGTACGCCTCTCTCACGTCATCCACTGAACCGTACGTCTTTACACCCAAAACTAAACGGAAAAGAAACTCAAATCAGTAAGGCAATAGGATTATAGAGTGCGTTGGACAATTGAGTAGAGAGAGAGATGGTACCGTCGTAGTGAGAAGTAGGAAAGGAACGAGGAAGAAGGAAAAGCTGGAAGAACATAGCGAGGACGAATATGAAAATAGGAGCCGCGTAGGCTCTGAGCACGGAGGACATCGACGACGACGACGGAGACGGAGATTCTTTCGCCATCGATCCAAACTCCGATCAGAGAGAATCTCTTTCGATGTGGTTAAATCTCGTTCGGATATTTTTCCGCGAATTAATTAAATAGAGGGATCGACGACTCTCCATAAGTAAAGAAAATATAGTGTTTCCTAAAATAACCCTCAAAACTTTTTTCTAATTCTATAAACGTTTAATATTTCAACAAATAAACCTCATTCTGGGTTTGATTGGCTCCAAAGAACTTCTCGAAAAGGAAATAACAAAACAAGATCCGGTTCGGTTTATATTTTAATTTAAACCGAAACCTTCGAGAGTTGAAGACGCGATGGGGATCTCTTCCTCCGTACCTTCGTACTCCGCCTCTTTCTCTAACTCCACCACCACGGCCTCTCCTCCTCCTCCGTCGCCGCCGTCTCGCGTCAATGAGAAATCTTACGGACCTGAGAGGCCTCGATTCTTCGATGGAAAGGCGAAGAACAAGTGCTGGTCAAACGCCGACGTCGTCCCCGGTCGACATCCCGAGAGGTGGCGAAAAGACGCCGCCGGAAACGTCGTCTGCAAAAGATTCGGAAACTGCGGCGGATGTCTCTGTTTCGAGTACGATCACATTGTTCCTTACTCCAAAGGTTTCGATTCTCCCAACCTCTCTCTCTCTCACTGGGGTCTAAAGGTTTAGTCTTTGATTGTTGATTATGTGTTTGTAAGGTGGAGAATCGACGGCGGAGAATTGTCAGATTCTTCAAACTAGAGTGAACAGATTCAAAGCAGCTCAGGAGAATGTGGATGCTGAGACACTTAAGGGTTATTCATGTGGCCTGCAGTTCACAGGTATGTTTACATGTCAATGTGTTGTTTAAACAGTGTACATTGAGTTATGTAGGAGATATCATCATTGAAGCAAAGTGTAAATGCTTAATGCTCTTGGGAAATGGATCTTCTTTCCAAAAAGACTATAGATATAAGCTGGCATATTCTCTTCTTACCCTTACAATGATCATACACAAGTGTGTGTATTTCTGTGTATATATGCTATCAGTTTCTTGAGATTTCTTCTAATCTAAACATACAGACAAGGAGCTTGATGTTATTGAAATGGCGGTTTATGGAGACGTGTTACGACCTGGAAAAGAATGTCGCTGCAAAACTGTAGCCGAGCTGCTTGGTCAGTACAAGGCCAAAGATGGTAAAGCCGCGTGCGAGTTACCATCATAATAATAAAGCATCTCTTTGTAAAGCATTGATTCATCTCATATGCTCAAACTTTGCATCTAAAATCTTTTACTCAATTTGGTAACCATCTGTTTGCGAGAGTAGTGATGGTGATTCTTTTTTTTTTTTTTTTTTTTTTTTTTTTTTTTTTTTTTTTTTTTTGTCACGGGCGGTCTCCGGAATCCCAGAGGACTCGAACCCAGGTGCCTTGGGATCCAGTTCACTCTAGTGTTACCACTAGGCTATTCTGTCCCGGCAGTGATGGTGATTCTATCCCTTGTATTTTGTTGTAAGATTGGAAATAATAATATTCAGATTATACTACTACATACCTTTAAGACTTTAAGTCAACAAAGATTGTGGACCACCTACAATAGGTCGTATGATTGGTCATGGAGACTCTTGAAATATCTAGAAAACTGGAATGGTGCGCAATTATGTGAGCTATTTAAAGCAGTAAGATGGATTCGTCAATTGATCCCAACGGTTATGATCGCCTCTCAAAGATTAGCCAGCTCCATCTTATAAAAGTAACTGAAGCAGATTTTAACAAGACAGAAGTGTCTACTTGGGGCAGCCACTACTCTTCTCCATCTCGACGTTGATATGGATCGAGGTGTTAGTGATCGGCTACATCGAGCTTGACTCTGAGAAGCGTTTGTACCCTGGTTGGCAAGTTCTTCGACCCGCTTTCTCCATTATCATGTTATCGTATAATGTAACTTCTTCAAGTATAAACAGAGCTGCTATGAGACTGAATCGCGTTTGCCTTTTAAAATTGGTTTTAGGCTTTTGTTACTTTGGTCTTTTTAACCTGCTTGGCTCATGACACAATTGGTTGTCATCCTCATAATTTTGTGCTTTTGCTTTTGAAATTCAGCTGTATCTGCACAAGCAAATAATGACAGAGTACACAAACCCGCTTAGAAAGAACATCTCTGAGGCTCACTATGGCCTAGCTTCACTGAGAACATGTATTCAAACTTGTCTAAAGATATAACAAAATTTCCATCATTTTGTGCCTAGGCCGTTTATTTGTTTTATTGATGATAACACTATTTTCATTCTGTTATCTGTGATTGAGAGTGGAAAAGCTGAGCTTTGCGTTTGCATTTGCTCTGCAACGAGTGTATAATTTCTATTCAGCTATTCTTTCTGTTGTCCTTGTGAAATGTTTGTTGCTCTGGTTCAGTGCTTCATCAAACCTGATCGAACTACCCAATCATATCATTTGTTTTTTTTTTTTTTTTTTTTTTTTTTTTTTTTTTTTTTTTTTTTTGTCACGGGCGGTCTCCGGAATCCCAGAGCACTCGAACCCAGGTGCCTTGGGATCCAGTTCACTCTAGTGTTACCACTAGGCTATTCTGTCCCGGCCAATCATATCATTTGTATTTCAGACAAACCAAGCTTATGTCGAGCAGAAACTAAATACGGTTCCAATAGAGGGGCTTTGCTGGTTTTTTTTTTTCTCTTGTTGATATGTTGCTCTCTTTCTCAACTTGTGGCAAATCAAACTTTGTAGGAACGAAATTGACATGGTCAATTGTGGTCTTGTGAAAACATGATCTGTTGTTTTTGTCTATTCTCCATTACTCTTTCGTCCTTAAACTTCATAACTGATTTTTAATCACAACAGTTTTATATTTATGTGTTACATGTTGTTCTACTAGCATTTTTCATTTTTTTCAAAAAAACATGTAAATCTAAGAGTATCCACATGGACAAAAACTTCATTAAGTTGATTAACCTTTTCATAGGGATCAATACTGAATCATAGGCTAACAGAAATAAATAGGATTAGCTGCCTCCCTCAATTGAATCATAGACCACTAATAAGTGAAAACCATCAATAGAAAGATTAGGGGATTGAGTGTGCATGGGAGTCACTCTTAGTGGTAGACTCTATACCCAGCTTCGATTAGGATCAAGAGAGCACACCAAAATCGCCTAAGCAAAGATTCAATCTGACGTAGCGGAAGAAGTATTCGATCTTACAAAATCGTCAAGCCAAAGCGAAATCCGCTAAACTGAACAAAAACTCGATCTATTGATCGGAATATTATACATAACAAATATCAATCTTCTTCATTGTGAAGGATTTTGATCTGTGAACAAGCAAGAAGAAAGAGTTTTGTCTGTTTTTTTTTATTTGCTTACACTTTGTTAATAGAGACATTTCTGACTCTCTGCTTGTTCATCTTTTTTTTTTTTTTTTTGAATGAATATTAAATTTATTCACCAAAATTTTTTTTTACAACTAGTGCATACTGTTTACTTTAAGACTTTAAACTCCAAAAACATCTTAAACATTTGTAATTCTAGTTGAAAACCAAAATTGCATCATCTCATCCATTCCTTTGACTCCCTTCCTTCTCAAGACACTGATTT
Proteins encoded:
- the LOC106310169 gene encoding uncharacterized protein LOC106310169, with product MGISSSVPSYSASFSNSTTTASPPPPSPPSRVNEKSYGPERPRFFDGKAKNKCWSNADVVPGRHPERWRKDAAGNVVCKRFGNCGGCLCFEYDHIVPYSKGGESTAENCQILQTRVNRFKAAQENVDAETLKGYSCGLQFTDKELDVIEMAVYGDVLRPGKECRCKTVAELLGQYKAKDGKAACELPS